A genome region from Nocardia sp. NBC_01730 includes the following:
- a CDS encoding acetyl-CoA C-acetyltransferase: MPEAVICEPLRTPVGRFGGVFKDIPPETLAATVISELLSRTGIDGSQVDDVILGQASPNGEAPAIGRVAALDAGLGVEVPGLQVDRRCGSGLQAILHACMQVTTGGSDLVLAGGVESMSQAEFYATGMRWGIKGDGVALSDRLARARVTAGGKNFPVPGGMIHTAEHLRAEFAISRTDQDAFAVQSHQRAVAAQTSGRFAEEIVGVAVPQRKSDPLLVDTDEHPRADTTLETLAALRPIRASIDPDSTVTAGNASGQNDGAAVCIVTTMEKARELGLRPLARLASWAVAGVPPRTMGIGPVPATEKALARLNLTLDDMDVLELNEAFAAQTLAVLRAWKLEPDDNRLNPNGSGISLGHPVGATGARILATLLRELDRREGRYGLETMCIGGGQGLAAVFERLV; this comes from the coding sequence ATGCCCGAAGCCGTCATCTGCGAGCCGCTGCGGACCCCGGTCGGCCGTTTCGGCGGAGTCTTCAAGGACATTCCGCCGGAGACCCTCGCCGCAACAGTCATCTCCGAGCTGCTGTCGCGCACCGGAATCGACGGCAGCCAGGTCGATGACGTCATCCTCGGCCAGGCCTCACCCAACGGCGAAGCCCCCGCGATCGGCCGCGTAGCCGCGCTCGACGCCGGACTCGGCGTCGAGGTGCCCGGCCTTCAGGTGGATCGGCGCTGCGGATCCGGGCTACAGGCCATCCTCCATGCCTGCATGCAGGTCACCACCGGTGGCAGCGACCTGGTGCTGGCGGGCGGTGTCGAATCGATGAGCCAGGCCGAGTTCTATGCGACCGGCATGCGCTGGGGGATCAAGGGCGATGGCGTAGCGCTCAGCGACCGACTGGCCCGGGCCCGAGTCACCGCGGGCGGCAAGAACTTCCCGGTCCCCGGCGGCATGATCCACACCGCCGAGCACCTACGCGCCGAATTCGCTATCAGCCGAACTGATCAGGATGCCTTCGCCGTCCAATCGCATCAGCGCGCCGTCGCCGCCCAAACCTCCGGACGGTTTGCCGAGGAAATCGTGGGAGTGGCGGTACCGCAACGTAAATCCGATCCGCTCCTGGTCGACACCGACGAACACCCGCGCGCCGACACCACCCTGGAAACTCTGGCCGCACTGCGTCCGATTCGCGCGAGCATCGACCCGGACTCGACCGTCACCGCGGGCAACGCCAGCGGCCAGAACGACGGCGCCGCGGTGTGCATCGTGACGACGATGGAGAAGGCCCGAGAACTCGGATTGCGCCCGCTGGCCCGGCTCGCCTCATGGGCGGTGGCCGGAGTCCCCCCGCGCACCATGGGCATCGGACCGGTACCCGCCACCGAAAAGGCCCTGGCCCGGCTGAACCTCACCCTCGACGACATGGATGTCCTCGAGCTGAACGAGGCCTTCGCCGCCCAGACCCTCGCGGTACTGCGCGCGTGGAAGCTCGAGCCCGATGACAATCGATTGAATCCCAACGGTTCCGGCATCTCCCTCGGCCACCCGGTCGGCGCTACCGGCGCCCGCATCCTGGCCACCCTGCTGCGCGAACTCGACCGACGCGAGGGTCGATACGGCCTGGAAACCATGTGCATCGGCGGCGGACAAGGATTGGCGGCGGTCTTCGAACGACTGGTCTAG
- a CDS encoding sugar phosphate isomerase/epimerase and 4-hydroxyphenylpyruvate domain-containing protein, producing MRDGGRAPGRPAARVRTSVATVSLSGSLEDKLTAIAEAGFDGFEVFEPDFVSSALTPAELRAMAAALGLSIDLYQPFRDLDSVDREQFLRNLVRAESKFDLMQVLGCETMLVCSSPLPTAVRDDARLAEQLCELAKRAHRRGLRIAYEALAWGAHVDTYRHAWRIVDDADHPALGTCLDSFHILSRGDDPSGIRDIPGEKIFFLQLADAPRLSMDVLSWSRHHRNFPGQGNFDLATFGAHVQASGYTGPWSLEVFNDVFRQAATGRTAVDAHRSLLHLQERVAHVQAAESDALGLELFDPPPRAPIDGVVSLRFAAGPGMETELSAALAHIGFHLVGRHRDHDLQLWRHGALTIAVDATPGTVWTAPGIPADLPALTQIGIRSDDPEAWARRARALEVPAHEVELPGADHGPGSDVVRLKVTDATSLDLRGPASAVAWLSAFEIYPRHEARWLGQGPLLTGVDHIALAVPADSWDGIMLLLRSVFGMQPHEGLAVADAMGLIHSQALTLTSGTGAAESTVRILLNMVPGSVSGTADLPAPRRGGIGHIAFSCTDIFATAAGMRANGYVPLPISGNYYEDLRARFDLAPDLLTRMRTDGILYDATDKGEFFHLFTRTVGADLFFEVAQRVGDYSGYGEANAAVRLSAQMRM from the coding sequence ATGAGAGATGGTGGTCGGGCGCCGGGTCGGCCCGCGGCGCGGGTACGCACCTCGGTGGCGACGGTGTCGTTGAGCGGCTCACTCGAGGACAAACTCACCGCCATCGCCGAGGCAGGCTTCGACGGATTCGAGGTGTTCGAGCCGGATTTCGTGAGCTCGGCGCTGACTCCTGCCGAGTTACGGGCCATGGCAGCCGCTCTGGGCCTGAGCATCGACCTCTACCAGCCGTTCCGCGACCTGGATTCGGTGGACCGCGAGCAGTTCCTGCGCAATCTGGTGCGCGCGGAAAGCAAATTCGATCTGATGCAGGTGCTGGGCTGCGAGACAATGCTCGTCTGCTCCTCGCCGCTGCCCACCGCGGTGCGCGACGACGCGCGGCTGGCCGAGCAACTCTGTGAGCTCGCGAAGCGTGCACACCGGCGCGGACTGCGCATCGCCTACGAGGCGCTGGCGTGGGGCGCCCACGTCGACACCTATCGGCATGCCTGGCGGATCGTCGATGATGCCGACCACCCGGCGCTGGGCACCTGCCTGGACAGCTTCCACATCCTCTCCCGCGGCGACGATCCCAGCGGGATCCGCGACATCCCCGGCGAGAAGATCTTCTTCCTGCAACTTGCCGACGCGCCCCGGCTGTCGATGGACGTGCTTTCGTGGAGCAGGCATCACCGCAACTTTCCCGGACAGGGCAACTTCGACCTCGCCACCTTCGGCGCGCACGTGCAGGCCTCCGGTTACACCGGCCCGTGGTCGTTGGAGGTGTTCAACGATGTGTTCCGGCAGGCGGCGACCGGGCGCACCGCCGTCGACGCGCACCGCTCGCTACTGCACCTGCAAGAGCGGGTGGCCCATGTGCAGGCCGCCGAATCGGACGCTCTCGGACTCGAACTGTTCGACCCTCCGCCGCGGGCACCGATCGATGGGGTGGTGTCGCTGCGATTCGCGGCCGGACCCGGCATGGAGACCGAGCTGTCCGCGGCCTTGGCGCATATCGGCTTCCATTTGGTCGGCCGGCACCGCGACCACGATTTACAACTGTGGCGGCACGGCGCGCTCACCATCGCGGTCGACGCCACCCCCGGCACTGTCTGGACCGCGCCCGGCATCCCCGCCGATCTGCCCGCACTCACCCAGATCGGCATCCGCTCCGACGATCCGGAGGCGTGGGCGCGCCGGGCGCGGGCGCTCGAGGTGCCCGCACACGAGGTTGAGCTGCCCGGTGCCGACCACGGCCCGGGCTCGGATGTGGTGCGGCTCAAGGTGACCGACGCGACCTCGCTGGACCTGCGCGGACCGGCCAGCGCGGTGGCATGGCTGTCGGCATTCGAAATCTACCCGCGCCACGAGGCGCGGTGGCTCGGACAGGGACCGTTGCTCACCGGTGTCGACCACATCGCACTGGCGGTACCCGCCGACAGTTGGGACGGCATCATGCTGCTGTTGCGCTCGGTATTCGGCATGCAGCCGCACGAGGGCCTCGCCGTCGCCGATGCCATGGGCCTGATCCACTCGCAGGCGTTGACCCTGACCAGTGGGACGGGCGCGGCGGAGAGCACCGTGCGCATCCTGCTGAACATGGTGCCTGGCAGCGTCTCCGGCACAGCGGACCTGCCCGCGCCACGGCGCGGCGGCATCGGCCACATCGCGTTCTCGTGTACCGACATCTTCGCCACCGCGGCCGGCATGCGCGCCAACGGCTATGTACCGCTACCGATCTCGGGCAACTACTACGAAGACCTGCGAGCTCGATTCGATCTGGCTCCCGACCTGCTCACCCGCATGCGGACCGATGGCATCCTCTACGACGCCACCGACAAAGGCGAGTTCTTCCACCTCTTCACCCGGACCGTGGGCGCCGATCTGTTCTTCGAGGTCGCGCAGCGAGTCGGCGACTATTCGGGCTACGGCGAGGCCAACGCCGCTGTCCGGCTCTCCGCCCAGATGCGTATGTGA
- a CDS encoding shikimate dehydrogenase, whose translation MTDSVVCGLIGTGIGPSLTPPMHEAEGSRQGLAYVYRIVDLDLLGLTVADLPRLVRGARDLGFRGLNITHPCKQAVIECLDELVPDAARLGAVNTVLFDEGRAIGYNTDWTGFGRNFDRGLSGARRERVVQLGAGGAGAAVAYALLTRETRNLVLIDHEHDRARRLADSLAALFPAARLEIVDPADLPAWLADADGLVHATPMGMAGHPGSAVPAALLRPDLWVAEVVYRPLDTELLRAARGAGARTLGGGGMAVYQAADAFRIFTGIEPDAGRMYAHLTDLVGREELEAVR comes from the coding sequence GTGACCGATTCCGTGGTTTGTGGCCTCATCGGGACCGGTATCGGGCCCTCGCTGACCCCGCCGATGCACGAGGCCGAGGGCAGCAGGCAAGGGCTGGCCTACGTGTACCGGATCGTCGACCTCGATCTGCTCGGGTTGACCGTGGCCGACCTGCCCCGGCTGGTGCGCGGCGCGCGTGACCTCGGTTTCCGCGGCCTGAACATCACCCACCCGTGCAAGCAGGCGGTCATCGAATGCCTCGATGAACTCGTACCCGACGCGGCGCGGCTGGGTGCGGTGAACACGGTGCTCTTCGACGAGGGGCGAGCCATCGGCTACAACACCGACTGGACCGGCTTCGGCCGCAACTTCGACCGCGGGCTGTCCGGCGCCCGCCGGGAGCGCGTCGTTCAGCTCGGCGCGGGCGGTGCCGGTGCGGCGGTCGCCTACGCCCTGCTGACCCGCGAGACTCGGAATCTGGTGCTCATCGACCATGAGCACGATCGCGCGCGGCGGTTGGCCGACTCGCTGGCGGCGTTGTTCCCGGCGGCTCGCCTCGAGATCGTCGACCCCGCCGACCTGCCCGCGTGGCTCGCGGACGCCGATGGCCTGGTGCACGCGACGCCGATGGGCATGGCCGGGCACCCAGGATCCGCTGTGCCCGCCGCGCTGCTTCGACCGGACCTGTGGGTGGCCGAGGTGGTCTACCGGCCGCTGGACACCGAACTGCTGCGGGCGGCCCGCGGCGCCGGCGCCCGCACGCTCGGTGGCGGCGGGATGGCCGTCTATCAGGCGGCGGACGCGTTCCGCATCTTCACCGGCATCGAACCCGACGCCGGCCGGATGTACGCGCACCTGACCGACCTGGTGGGACGCGAGGAATTGGAGGCGGTCCGATGA
- a CDS encoding TetR/AcrR family transcriptional regulator: protein MPANNISLDKPVKRRRNSDRTKENILEVATKEFADNGYAGARVDLIAERTHTTKRMIYYYFTDKEGLYQAVLERSYGAIRALERELDTSGLGPTEAIRAVAELTFDHHEQHPDFIRLVATENMLHGEHIRRSEVLKRLGAPAADLLSTILTEGQHAGLFRTDVDALDVHMIISSFCVFRVANRHTWQALFGRDMIAPESREHQRRILADMVAAFLRPSTD, encoded by the coding sequence ATGCCCGCGAACAACATCAGCCTCGACAAACCCGTCAAACGCAGGCGAAACAGTGATCGCACCAAGGAGAACATCCTGGAGGTGGCGACCAAGGAATTCGCGGACAACGGGTACGCCGGCGCACGGGTGGATCTGATCGCCGAGCGCACGCACACTACGAAGCGGATGATCTACTACTACTTCACCGACAAAGAGGGGCTCTACCAGGCGGTTCTAGAACGGTCCTACGGTGCGATCCGGGCGCTGGAACGTGAACTCGACACCTCCGGACTCGGCCCGACCGAGGCGATCCGGGCCGTCGCCGAGCTCACCTTCGACCACCATGAGCAGCACCCCGACTTCATCCGCTTGGTAGCCACCGAGAACATGCTGCACGGTGAGCACATCCGCCGGTCCGAGGTCCTCAAGCGACTCGGCGCCCCCGCCGCCGACCTGCTGTCCACCATTCTCACCGAGGGTCAGCACGCCGGGTTGTTCCGCACCGATGTCGACGCCCTCGATGTGCACATGATCATCAGCAGCTTCTGCGTATTCCGGGTCGCCAACCGCCACACCTGGCAGGCACTGTTCGGTCGCGACATGATCGCCCCCGAGTCGCGCGAGCATCAACGCCGCATCCTCGCCGATATGGTTGCCGCATTCCTGCGGCCATCTACCGACTGA
- a CDS encoding MFS transporter: MTASTLDAAAPGAGRPADTTKVKRAAIASFLGSMLEYYDFYIYASAAALVFGKVFFAKSDPAMGTLLALATFGVAYIARPIGAVLLGHFGDRVGRKRVMLLTLVLMGLSTFLIGCLPTYASVGVAAPILLVLLRVLQGISAAGEQSGANALTLEHAPFGRRAFFTSWTLTGTQAGFILATIVFLAVASLSEQTLLSWGWRVPFWFSLLVVVLAYVVRRRLDEPEVFQEEQQTHQVAKFPVVELFRTHSADVLRVLLCAFIAVCTTTFSVFGLAFATSSEVGLGKTTMLLVAVSANVLALIMQPSLALLADRVGRKPVFISGVFGCAVMIFVYFKAIMSGNVPLIFVAALVLIGVCYSAPNAIWPSFYAEMFTTKVRFSGIAIGTQIGFAASGFAPTIAWTLVGESRTNWLPVAVLVAVCCVVSALSAATARETYRVPLTELGKA; the protein is encoded by the coding sequence ATGACCGCCAGCACGCTGGACGCGGCCGCCCCCGGCGCCGGGCGCCCGGCCGACACGACCAAGGTCAAGCGGGCCGCCATCGCCAGCTTCCTCGGAAGCATGCTCGAGTACTACGACTTCTACATCTATGCTTCGGCCGCGGCACTCGTGTTCGGCAAGGTGTTCTTCGCCAAGTCCGATCCCGCGATGGGCACGCTGCTCGCGCTGGCCACCTTCGGAGTCGCCTACATCGCCCGACCGATCGGCGCGGTACTGCTCGGCCACTTCGGCGACCGGGTGGGCCGCAAGCGCGTCATGCTATTGACACTGGTGTTGATGGGGCTGTCCACCTTCCTGATCGGCTGTCTGCCCACCTACGCCTCGGTCGGCGTCGCCGCCCCGATCCTGCTGGTGCTGTTGCGCGTGCTGCAGGGCATCTCGGCGGCGGGCGAACAGAGCGGCGCGAACGCACTGACGCTCGAGCACGCGCCCTTCGGCCGCCGCGCGTTCTTCACCAGCTGGACCCTGACCGGCACCCAGGCCGGGTTCATCCTCGCGACCATCGTGTTCCTCGCCGTGGCGAGCCTTTCCGAGCAGACACTGCTCTCGTGGGGCTGGCGGGTGCCGTTCTGGTTCAGCCTGCTGGTGGTCGTGCTCGCCTACGTCGTGCGACGCCGGCTCGACGAGCCGGAGGTGTTCCAGGAAGAACAACAGACCCATCAGGTCGCCAAGTTCCCCGTGGTCGAACTGTTCCGCACCCATTCCGCCGATGTCCTGCGCGTGCTGCTCTGCGCGTTCATCGCGGTCTGCACCACGACGTTCTCGGTCTTCGGCCTGGCCTTCGCCACCAGCAGCGAGGTCGGTCTCGGCAAGACCACCATGCTGCTGGTCGCGGTCTCGGCGAACGTGCTGGCCCTGATCATGCAGCCATCGCTGGCGCTGCTGGCCGATCGCGTCGGGCGCAAGCCGGTGTTCATTTCCGGTGTATTCGGTTGCGCCGTCATGATTTTCGTGTACTTCAAGGCCATCATGTCCGGTAACGTGCCGCTGATCTTCGTGGCCGCGTTGGTGCTCATCGGGGTCTGCTACAGCGCACCCAATGCCATCTGGCCGTCGTTCTACGCCGAGATGTTCACCACCAAGGTGCGTTTCTCCGGCATCGCCATCGGCACCCAAATAGGTTTCGCCGCATCGGGTTTCGCGCCCACAATCGCCTGGACGCTGGTCGGCGAGAGCCGCACCAACTGGCTTCCGGTGGCGGTGCTGGTCGCGGTGTGCTGTGTCGTCTCCGCGCTCTCCGCGGCGACCGCCCGCGAAACCTACCGGGTTCCGCTGACCGAACTCGGCAAGGCCTGA
- the shiA gene encoding shikimate transporter, which translates to MHTNIPAADGTRARRAAIGSFVGAVVEWYDFLLYGIVAALVFKSQFFPSVAPNIGILAAFATFGVGFLFRPLGGIVFGHFGDRLGRKRMLIWTMVLMGVATALIGLVPNFATIGWFAPLALVILRAIQGFAVGGEWGGAALMAVESAPSKWKAFYSSGVQVGYSIGLILATGAVSAVSALLGDAAFTTWGWRIPFLLSAALVLVGLWIRTGVEESPVFEQAVAESLTQRKAPVIEAIRRHPGAFLKIIALRLAELFTMYIVTTFALSYTTNELGYERQFMLNVALLVGFLGIFSIPAYAYASDRFGRRPIFVTGAATGALAAVPFFLSLQAAAVVAIVVLAVILVNVSHDMVVSVQQPLFTEMFGPELRYSGAGVGYQVAAAVAGGFTPFIASALVGWNDGSWYFVAAYLTLGCLVSAVVAALIKMGGPEAEPTSEIPSHIPLTEAA; encoded by the coding sequence ATACACACGAATATCCCCGCAGCGGACGGGACCAGGGCCCGTCGCGCCGCCATCGGCAGCTTCGTCGGAGCGGTGGTCGAGTGGTACGACTTCCTGCTCTACGGCATCGTCGCCGCACTGGTTTTCAAGTCCCAGTTCTTTCCGAGTGTGGCGCCGAATATCGGCATCCTGGCCGCATTCGCCACCTTCGGCGTCGGTTTTCTGTTCCGTCCGCTCGGCGGAATCGTCTTCGGGCATTTCGGAGATCGTCTGGGCCGCAAGCGAATGCTGATCTGGACCATGGTCCTCATGGGCGTCGCCACCGCCCTCATCGGCCTGGTGCCGAACTTCGCGACGATCGGCTGGTTTGCGCCGCTGGCGCTGGTGATTCTGCGCGCCATCCAGGGCTTCGCGGTCGGCGGCGAATGGGGCGGCGCCGCACTGATGGCGGTGGAAAGCGCACCGTCGAAGTGGAAGGCGTTCTACTCGAGCGGCGTCCAGGTCGGCTATTCCATCGGACTCATCCTCGCCACCGGCGCCGTATCCGCCGTCAGTGCCCTACTCGGCGATGCGGCGTTCACCACTTGGGGCTGGCGTATCCCCTTCCTGCTCAGCGCTGCACTGGTGCTGGTCGGACTGTGGATCCGCACAGGCGTCGAGGAATCACCGGTGTTCGAGCAGGCGGTCGCCGAATCGCTGACGCAGCGGAAAGCGCCGGTCATCGAGGCGATCCGCAGGCACCCCGGCGCGTTCCTGAAGATCATCGCGTTGCGGCTGGCCGAGCTGTTCACCATGTACATCGTCACGACCTTCGCGCTCAGCTACACCACCAACGAACTCGGTTACGAACGCCAGTTCATGCTGAATGTCGCACTGCTGGTCGGATTCCTCGGTATCTTCAGCATTCCCGCCTACGCCTACGCATCGGACCGCTTCGGCCGCCGCCCGATCTTCGTCACCGGCGCCGCGACCGGCGCACTCGCGGCCGTACCGTTCTTCCTCTCGCTGCAGGCCGCCGCGGTCGTGGCCATCGTGGTACTCGCGGTGATCCTGGTCAACGTGTCGCACGACATGGTGGTCAGCGTGCAGCAGCCGCTGTTCACCGAAATGTTCGGACCCGAATTGCGCTATAGCGGAGCCGGAGTCGGTTACCAGGTGGCCGCCGCCGTCGCCGGTGGTTTCACGCCGTTCATCGCTTCCGCGCTGGTCGGCTGGAACGACGGCTCCTGGTACTTCGTCGCCGCCTATCTCACCCTGGGCTGCCTGGTCTCCGCCGTCGTCGCCGCGCTGATCAAGATGGGCGGGCCGGAGGCGGAGCCCACCAGCGAAATCCCCAGTCATATCCCGCTGACGGAGGCGGCCTGA
- a CDS encoding DUF1059 domain-containing protein gives MKTRLSCPCGELITGVDEDDLVQKTQAHLAANHPGHDYTRDEILFIAY, from the coding sequence ATGAAGACCAGGCTCAGCTGCCCCTGCGGTGAACTCATCACCGGCGTCGACGAAGACGACCTCGTCCAGAAGACGCAGGCGCACCTCGCCGCCAACCACCCCGGCCACGACTACACGCGGGACGAAATCCTCTTCATCGCCTACTGA
- a CDS encoding Dyp-type peroxidase: MLELEDIQHILLTRTPAMTGRYEFLSFDDPAGGRAWLTALLDRVQSAADARATIDSSERWITLAFTWRGLRALGVSAKALATFPDEFREGMAARADILGDTGADHPENWMGGLADDGLHAIVILFARTDAEHQRCTAEHKRLVARCSGVRVLSFLDLNATPPFDYAHDHFGFRDRLSQPVIEGSGEEPTPGSGIPLKPGEFILGYPDEEGAPRGLPLPEVLSRNGSYMAYRRLQEHVGEFRNYLRAHADTPQEQELLAAKLMGRWPSGAPLVLAPDRDDPQLGADPMRNNDFNYKEMDPHGYAVPLGSHVRRLNPRDTAVNMNRRRMIRRGATYGPALPEGAPDDGKDRGIAAFIICASLVRQFEFAQNVWINDKTFHELGNERDPICGTQDGTLEFTIPKRPIRKVFKGLPAFTTLRGGAYFFLPGISALRYLATLDSREVTS; this comes from the coding sequence ATGCTCGAACTCGAGGATATTCAGCACATCCTGCTGACTCGTACCCCGGCGATGACCGGCCGCTACGAGTTCCTGTCCTTCGACGACCCCGCCGGGGGCCGGGCCTGGTTGACCGCGCTGCTGGACCGGGTTCAGTCGGCCGCAGACGCGCGCGCCACGATCGACAGTTCCGAGCGCTGGATCACACTGGCCTTTACCTGGCGCGGGCTGCGGGCGCTCGGCGTGTCGGCGAAGGCGCTTGCCACCTTCCCCGACGAGTTCCGTGAAGGCATGGCCGCCCGCGCTGACATTCTGGGCGACACCGGCGCTGATCATCCCGAAAACTGGATGGGCGGGCTGGCCGATGACGGACTGCACGCCATCGTGATCTTGTTCGCCCGCACCGATGCCGAACACCAGCGGTGCACCGCCGAGCACAAGAGACTGGTGGCCCGCTGCTCCGGTGTGCGCGTGTTGTCGTTCCTGGATTTGAACGCGACGCCGCCATTCGACTACGCCCATGACCACTTCGGGTTCCGAGACCGGTTGTCCCAGCCGGTGATCGAAGGATCCGGCGAAGAACCGACGCCAGGCTCGGGTATACCGCTGAAACCCGGTGAATTCATCCTGGGCTACCCCGACGAGGAGGGGGCGCCTCGCGGGTTGCCGCTGCCGGAAGTGTTGTCCCGCAACGGCAGCTACATGGCCTACCGCCGGCTGCAAGAACACGTCGGGGAGTTTCGGAACTATCTGCGAGCGCACGCTGACACCCCGCAGGAGCAGGAGTTACTTGCCGCGAAGCTCATGGGCCGCTGGCCGAGCGGCGCCCCCCTGGTGCTGGCCCCTGACCGTGATGATCCGCAGCTGGGCGCGGATCCCATGCGGAACAATGACTTCAACTACAAAGAGATGGACCCACACGGCTACGCGGTACCGCTGGGCTCGCACGTGCGGCGACTCAACCCACGCGACACGGCAGTAAATATGAACCGCCGCAGGATGATTCGCCGCGGCGCCACCTACGGGCCTGCCCTCCCCGAGGGTGCCCCCGATGACGGGAAGGACCGGGGCATTGCCGCGTTCATCATCTGCGCCAGCCTGGTCCGGCAGTTCGAGTTCGCCCAAAACGTCTGGATCAACGACAAGACATTCCACGAACTCGGCAATGAACGCGACCCCATTTGCGGCACCCAGGACGGCACCCTGGAGTTCACGATCCCCAAGCGACCCATCCGAAAGGTGTTCAAGGGCCTGCCGGCCTTCACCACGCTCAGGGGAGGCGCGTACTTCTTCCTGCCGGGCATCAGCGCCCTGCGATACCTGGCCACGCTCGACAGTCGAGAGGTGACATCATGA
- a CDS encoding alpha/beta fold hydrolase, which yields MAFDLVHETAQVNGTTLAYSMAGPAEGKPVVCSHSLFLDRRMWYPLMELLVERGYLVIAYDHRGQADSARAERREDLDVEILTADAAAFIEARGWRPCHVIGNSLGGFIWLRLAARRPELIRTCTVIGSSAEEEYRRADYEPLVAHLTEHGAAQVTDSILEIMFGRWTLQNNNSLISTWRERISELGPSIGDASYGVVTRKRVVEELHQCAVPVLAIAGAEDNAYPTPISSDNIADACPRGRTVTIPKAGHSAAIEQTELVLPHLVEQFALADGS from the coding sequence ATGGCATTCGATCTGGTTCATGAAACTGCTCAGGTCAATGGAACGACGCTGGCCTACAGCATGGCGGGACCGGCGGAGGGCAAGCCGGTCGTGTGCAGCCACAGCCTGTTCCTCGACCGACGAATGTGGTACCCGCTCATGGAGCTGCTCGTAGAACGCGGCTATCTGGTGATCGCCTACGATCATCGAGGGCAAGCCGACAGCGCTCGCGCCGAGCGGCGGGAAGATCTGGATGTCGAAATCCTCACCGCCGATGCCGCAGCGTTCATCGAGGCCCGAGGATGGAGACCGTGCCACGTCATCGGCAACAGCCTCGGTGGCTTCATCTGGTTGCGGCTTGCGGCACGGCGCCCCGAACTCATTCGCACCTGCACAGTTATCGGGTCTTCAGCTGAGGAAGAGTACCGGCGCGCCGATTACGAGCCGTTGGTCGCTCATCTCACCGAGCACGGCGCGGCGCAGGTGACCGACTCCATCCTCGAAATCATGTTCGGCCGTTGGACCCTCCAGAACAACAACTCGCTCATCTCCACCTGGCGGGAAAGAATCAGCGAACTCGGCCCCTCCATCGGAGACGCCTCCTACGGTGTCGTCACCCGGAAGCGAGTGGTCGAGGAACTCCACCAGTGCGCGGTGCCGGTACTCGCCATCGCCGGTGCGGAAGACAACGCCTACCCGACGCCGATCTCCTCGGACAACATCGCCGACGCGTGCCCACGCGGCCGCACCGTGACGATTCCCAAGGCAGGCCACTCCGCGGCGATCGAACAAACCGAATTGGTCTTGCCACACCTCGTCGAGCAATTCGCTCTGGCGGACGGGTCCTGA